CCATCTCAGCGATCGCCTCAACGTGATCTTCACGCTCGATCGGTAAGCCACCCACCACCATATAAGAATCGCCAATGGTTTTAATCTTTTCTAAACCGTGATGTTCTGCGAGGCGATCAAACTTTGAGAAAATCTGGTTCAGCAGCGTCACCATCTCTTGGGGTGGAACATTGCTCGATAGCTCTGTAAAGCCGACAATATCGGCGAATAACACCGTTGCCTCAGCAAAACTCTCGGCGATCGTCCGATGTTCCTGCTTCAACTGACGCGCCACTGCCTCTGGCAAAATGTTGAGCAGCAACCGTTCCGATTTTTTCTGCTCCTCTTCTAGTTCCTGTCGAGCATGAAATTCTGCTTGTTGCAACTGCTCATATAAAAAGATGGACAGATTGCAAATGCAACAAAACCAGAAGAGATAGAGCCACAGCGATGAATCCCACACTCCCGGTTTTTCTTCGGGCAAACCCAAAATGGTGTTGACGGTGAAGTAGTAGAGCAAAACTCCTATCTGGGACACCATATGTAGTTGCCAGCGCACAGGCATCAGGGTGGCTTGCGCTAGAAATACAAGCGTCCAGGCAAACACTCCCGGGAAAGCAACGCCTCGTAAGGTTGCCCATACTTGCTCAATCAAGGTAATCGACCACGAGCACGCTAAGAAAACCCATTCTGGGGATCGCTGCCCCACCGGGAGCCGCAGCAGCACGAGGGAGATCAATAAGCCAACTTCCGTCGCACCCGCCATCAATAGCCAGGTGGGGTGGCGAGGGCTAACCCCAAGACTGATGAGGATCAGTTCTAGCGTGATGAAGGTGAGATAGGCAATTAGTGCCAGATGAATAGATAGCCGCAATCGCCGCCGCAAAAACCTCTTGCGCCACACCTTGTAACGTGCCGAAACAGGAGACTGCTCCTCCTGATGAGGCATCTCTAAAACCTTTGATGCATAAGCAGTTAGGCTTTTAATGAACACTCTTCGCCACACAATGAAGGGCAACTTGCAATGCAATCAACAGGTGGTTATCAGATCATTGCAACAACACAATTCTGTTATCTATAACTCTAAGGGTTAGAGCTTCCGTATGAATAGATTTTGTTGATAGATTGACTTTTAGCAGGTGAAACAGAGCAATGTGGCAACACCCCGACTATTTGGTACACCGCCACTGGATGGAGCGGGCGATCGCCCTGGCAGAGACAGCGGGTCAGGCGGGTGAGGTGCCCGTTGGAGCCGTCATCGTTGGAGCCACGGGGGAATTAATTGCTGAAGGCGAAAATCGCCGAGAACGGGATCATGATCCCACGGCACATGCTGAGATTCTGGCACTCCGAGCAGCGGGGCGATCGCTACAAAGCTGGCACTTAAACGACTGTACACTTTACGTGACTTTAGAACCCTGTCCTATGTGTGCCGGGGCGATCATTCAAGCCCGCTTAGGGACTCTGGTCTATGGGGTAGACGATCCCAAAAGTGGTGCAGTTCGGACGGTGCTCAACCTGCCAGATAGTGCCTGTTCTAACCATCGCTTGCCAGTCTGGGGAGGCATTTTAGAGGCACCCTGTCGGCAGCAATTGCAAGCCTGGTTTGCCCAACGCCGTCGTAAAGGGATGGATGGCATTGGCACTCCAAATGAGTAGACTTGACAATTCCTACGCGCTGATATGGTAGATCATTAATATTCGTCACCGCTGAAAATTTCTCCCTTTAGTTATGCCGGGACAGACATGGAACTGTCCCAGCGACGGAAGGTATCACCTGTGAAACAATTTATGGTGTATTTAGTCAAGGCTTAAAACGCTTTGAAGGGTTCGTAGCTGGTTTTTTAGTCGATAACTATGGTTTCGTTTAACTATCTCAAACATTCCGCTGAAACCCTGGTGCCGATATCCCGGCAGGTTGACCCAATTGACTCGCGTTTTTCTCCCTGGTTAACTCCGTTAGCCTATCCCTTAGTCGGTGGATTAGTCCTCCCAAATTTCTTTAAGCAGATTAAAGTCTCTGGGCAAGAGAATCTACCAACTGATGGACCCGTGATTCTAGCTCCAACCCATCGCTCTCGTTGGGATGCGCTAATTCTAGGGTGGGTTGCAGGACGGGGAGTCACTGGGCGCGATTTGCGGTTTATGGTATCTTCTAGCGAAGTCCAAGGGATTCAAGGATGGTTTATTCGCCGTTTAGGTGGGTTTCCGGTCAATCCCAAACAACCTGCGATCGCCAGTCTGCGGCATGGTGTCGAGATTTTGCAAAACCGCCAGATGATGGTGATTTTCCCGGAAGGCGGCATTTTCCGAGATACTGAAGTGCATCCGCTCAAACCTGGATTAGCTCGACTTGCCTTGCAAGCTGAGACAAGCCAACCTGGATTAGGCGTTCAAATCGTTCCAATCAGCTTGCGTTACAGCGATCCCTACGTAGCGTGGCGTAGCACAATATCCATTCAAATTGGTGCCCCCCTACAAGCCGCACACTACAACCAGGGCATCGCGAAGCAAAACGCCCAACACCTGACTCAGGACTTAGAAACCGCGTTGAAGCAACTAGCTATCACCAATGATTTGCCCATGACGTGAATCATGGGGAGTGGAGAAGAGAGCATTTGTCATCCGTCAGATGAGGAATCGCCGATAACAATAGACCACTAACCCCGTTGTCCCTGGATGCAACTCATAACGGACAAAGTGGATTAGCATTAGAAATGCTACTTCCAGTTTGAAAAATATGTCCCAGGAGTTGTTGCGATCGCTGGTTTGGATGGATTATCGTCTGGCACTTCTATTTTTGGTAGTCGTGCCGTTGGTGCTGTCGGTGTGGGTTCTGGTCCGGCAGTTAGAGGCGATGCAGCGGCTTCTTGTGATTTATTGGCGGGTGTCGAGCCTGTTGGCGATTACAGTCTATTTGCTCATTGCCAGCATTCCCGTCGGGTTCATTACTGGCTTAATGGCACGAATTCTGATTCCCATTGGTCTGTGGTTTTGGGTTGACCTCAACGAAGAGATTGAAGACCAGCCCAAAAGCCTCCTAAAACTGGTTTTAACCTCCTGGCGTTGGGCAGCAAGTCTCTATTGCGCCCTGGGGGCGATCGCCATGTTGCCCATTTTGCAATGTGCGCTGTCTACCACCGCGTTGAACCAACCTTTCTGTCAGGTGTGGCAGGAACCACCATTTCTCTTTAGAGAGTTTTTTCACCGTAACTTGACCCCCCCATTCCTGGGCTTCTTTGGCATCGTAGCCCTGGTTATTTATGTCCTCTATCTGGGTTACTTTGTTTTTGTTCGGCTAGCTAAACAAGGTCGCATCGCCATCGAACAATGAGCCAATTGGGTTACAGACTAGAGCAGTACACCATCAAACGCCCGCAAGAGGTGCTGTTGGTCACTGTTGAAATCGACGGAGAGCTAGACCAAATTCTGATTTTTAAGGGCTTCTCCAGTTCCTTAATTCGCCCAACGGCTTACGATCCGGACGTGCCGATGCTCTCTGATGATGCACACATTGTGGCGATCGATCGCCTGCAAGCTCCGTATCTACCAGATAATCCACACTACCTTCAGCAGGGGTTAACGGTGGAGGCGATCCACGAATTACTTGAAGTGGTGGGCGTGTGAAAGGGAAAGGATGAGGGATGAAGGATGAAGGATAAAGGATGAAGGATGAAGGATGAAGGATGAGGGATGAAGGATGAGGGATAAAGGATGAAGGATGAAGGATGAAGGATGAGGGATGAGGGATGAGTAGGAGGCACAAGAACTGGAGTGCAGACAAAACCGACCTGTGTCGGTGCTGCAACGCTGCTTAACACCAAAGTTAATTTTTATTGAGTAGGGGTTGAACTTTAAGGCTTTTTCCTGATCCGGTGAGTCTCATCTGTCTGATGAAGTATGTAGACTTGCGGAGCGAAGATGCTATGCTCCACTGTGAGTGTGATGTGTGGAGTGAATTTTAAGCATGGTTTTATCCTCTGTATCCCTGGATGATGTCTTGTCACCCAAACCCTCGATCCCTACAACTGATGAACGAGTGAGTGCGATTATCGCGGAAGTAACCCAGGCGATCGCCCTTCCCTCTAGCAAGTTGTTTGGCACGGATGGCATTCGTGGGCGAGTTGGAGACTTGCTGACAGCACCCCTGACACGACGAATCGGGTTTTGGGCTGGGCAAGTGTTGCAACAATCGGTTGTCTCATCTGGACCCGTTATTGTTGGACAAGACTCCCGCAACTCCAGTGATATGTTGGCAGCGGCGTTGTCAGATGGGTTGACAGCGGCAGGGGTTGAAGTCTGGAATTTGGGGTTGTGCCCAACGCCGGCCGTCGCTTATCTCACCAGTATCAGTGAGGCGATCGGTGGGGTCATGATCTCCGCCAGTCATAATCCTCCTGAGGACAACGGCATCAAGTTCTTTGGAACGACTGGTACAAAGCTGTCGAGCAAGCTCCAGGCTCAAATCGAAGCAGCCGTGCGAGGAGAAGGCACCTGGGAGCCGAGCCTGACACCTGTTCACCTAGGGCAACACTGCGATCGCCCCGAACTTGTCTCCACCTACGCTGAATCACTTCAGGCATCCTTGCCTCACGTTAGTCTGCACGGTTTGCGGATCGTGCTGGATTTAGCCTGGGGCGCAGCAGCCCACCTAGCTCCTCAAGTGTTTAAGGCGTTGGGGGCAGAGGTGATTGCACTGCACAACCGCCCTGATGGCGATCGCATCAATGTTAAGTGTGGTTCAACCCATCTGGAACCCTTAAAAGCGGCTGTTTTGGAACACAAAGCTGACATGGGTTTTGCCTTTGATGGCGATGCCGATCGCGTCCTCGCAGTCGATGGTACGGGGCGCGTTGTGGATGGAGATTACATCCTTTACTTCTGGGGTCAGGCATTGCAACGCGCTAATCTGCTGCCCCACAACACGATCATTGCCACGGTCATGTCCAACCTTGGCTTTGAGCGAGCCTGGGAGCAGCAGGGCGGTACTTTGGTTCGCACTGCCGTTGGAGATCAGTACGTCCACGCTGAAATGGTGCAGCGAGGTTGTGTGCTCGGCGGTGAGCAATCTGGACACATCCTCTGTCGCCACTACAGCGTTTCGGGGGATGGGGTGCTGACGGCTCTGCATCTGGCGGCTCTAGTGCAGCAATCGGGCACAACCCTGGCAGACATGATGCAAAACAGCTTTCAGACCTACCCACAATTGCTGCGAAATGTGCGTGTTGAAGACCGCGATCGCCGCCTCAACTGGCAAAGCTGCGAACCCGTACAACAAGCGATCGCCGAAGCCGAAGCGGCAATGGGGAATCAGGGGCGAATCTTAGTCCGTGCCTCTGGGACAGAACCTGTGATTCGGGTCATGGTTGAAGCCGCCTCTGCCGAATTGACTCAACATTGGTGTGATGCCCTCGTGGCCGTTGTACAGCGACACTTGGCGTAGAGCGATACTGGTCAATCGTTAATCGTCAATTGACTATTGACCATCAACGATTGACCATTGACCATTGACTACTCGCTTACTTACACTCCACTGACACTCTTCTTTCCTACAATACAGAAGTAGTACGTACGCTCAGAGGTGCAATGGCTCGTACCCCCACGCTGCGGTTTGATCGGGGCACGCTGATCCTTCATCCGCCCCCCAAAGGAAAAGGGTGGATGGATTATGCTACCTGGGATGACCGCGTGGAGCGGTTCCGCATTCCAGCAATGCATTACCGGGAATTGGTAGAGACGTTGCAAGCCGAAGGAATCGCGTTTACCGATGAGGCAAAAGGGTTTGAGGCGATCGCCCTAAAAACTGCCTTAGAGCGCGAACCCTATCCTCATCAACAAGAGGCACTCGCTGCCTGGACTCAAGCGGGACGCCGGGGAGTGGTGGTGTTGCCCACCGCTGCTGGAAAGACCTACCTGGCACAGATGGCGATGCAGGTTACCCCTCGAAATGCCCTGATTACGGTTCCCACATTGGATTTGATGCATCAGTGGTATGCTCACCTGTTAGCCGCATTTCCGGATGCAGACGTGGGCTTGCTGGGGGGTGGCTCTAAGGATCGCACCGCCATTCTGGTAGCCACTTATGATAGTGCTGCGATTCATGCTGAAACGTTGGGAAATCGCTATGGGTTATTGATTTGTGATGAGTGTCACCACTTGCCCAGTGATTTCAATCGAGTAATTGCAGAGTACGCGATCGCCCCCTATCGTCTGGGTTTAACCGCAACGCCCGACCGTGCTGATGGCAGACACGCCGATCTCGATACCCTGTTGGGATCGGTGGTGTATTATCGCACCGCTGAGGATCTGGCAGGAAAAGCCCTGGCACCCCACGACATCGTTCAGGTCAAGGTCACCCTGTCACAGGAAGAGCGCGATCGCTACGATCACCTGATTCAAACGCGCAACCAGTTTTTAGAAAAATCCAATTTGTGGCTGGGCACACTGGAAGGATGGCAACGCTTTGTCCAGGCGAGTGCTCAATCACAAGCAGGACGACGCGCCATGTTAGCTCATCGGGAGGCACGGGCGATCGCTTTGGGCACAGCAGGCAAATTGCGGGTTTTAGCCGATTTGCTGACACAACACTATCCAGAGCAAACTCTGATTTTTACGAATGACAATGCCACCGTGTATCGCATCTCACAGGACTTCCTGATCCCCGCGATCACCCATCAAACCCCCGTCAAAGAACGCCACGACATTTTGCAAAAGTTTCGGGAGGGCACCTACAAAACCCTCGTTGCGTCCCATGTGCTGAACGAGGGGGTAGATGTGCCTGCTGCCAGTGTTGCTATTTTGCTATCGGGAACTGGCTCAACCCGCGAATACATTCAACGCTTGGGGCGAGTTTTGCGAAAAGGACAAGCCAACAAAACCGCCATTCTCTACGAAGTCATTGCTGAGGAAACTACGGAGGAAAACGTCTCTCGTCGCCGCCGCACTCCCCCTCAACCCCATCGTCAGCCTCGCCAATTAGAACTGGTGCCTACATCTCCGTATGAGGTAGCGGCTCGACGTTTGCCCCTGGCAGCAGAGGAATCTGGTCAGTGGGGAGATGGCACAGGAGAGGAGGAAGCGAGGGAGCAAGGAGTGGGGAAGGATGAAGGATAAGGGAGAAGATAGAAGAGGGAAGAGGGAAAAAAGAAGGGGCTAAAGGAAAAAAGACGATACAAGCTCAAGGCTGAAGGATAAACAGCGAGGTTTTGAAGGATCATCCTGATACTTCAGGCTTCTTTTTCAACTCTCATCTTTTATCCTTTTACAGCTATCGCCACTTGATTCAGGTTAGAAAGGGTGTGCGGGCTGTGCCCCGGTCAGCGGTTCTACCCCTGCACCCTGTCCTAACCCAAGTCGCTACGGCTATATTTCCCCTATGCCTTACCCCTCACGCCCTATACCCTCCTCGACGCAAGCAGGGTCTATCGGGATTCAGTACACTACTAGACGGGGGATGATTTATTGAGGAAACTGGAGTGCGCCTGTTTAGGACAGTTGCTGGTTTACGCTGCTATCTCAATCTGGTAAAGCCAGGGTGGCAGGCAAAAGACGAGAACAGGGGGGGCGCGATGCAAAGCCGTTCCTCTGGGGAGGGCATCACCTTTCCATCTGTTCCGGTGACTGTGGGTTTGGTACCAACCATGGGCGCGTTGCACGAGGGGCATCTCAGCCTGATTCGACGGGCGCGTCGTGAGACAGATGTGGTCGTTGTCAGCATTTTCGTTAACCCGCTGCAATTTGGACCCAACGAAGATTTTCAAAAATATCCCCGAACGCTAGAGTCTGACCAGGTTATTTGTGAACAGGCAGGAGTGGATGTCATTTTTGCACCTAGCGCAGAGGAACTGTATGGAACGGTCGATTTTGCGCCTGCAAATTCTGTAAACAAACAGACATTGACACAAGTGATTCCACCTGTTGATATGATGTCGAGATTGTGTGGTCATTTTCGTCCAGGGCACTTTGAAGGGGTTGCTACCGTAGTCACGAAGCTATTCCATCTGGTGCAGCCCAATCGCGCCTATTTTGGGCAAAAGGACGCTCAACAACTAGCAATTTTGCAACGAGTGGTGAAGGATTTGAACTTGTCTGTAGAAATTATCCCCTGTCCCATTGTGCGTGAACCCGATGGGTTAGCGTTAAGTTCTCGCAATCGTTACTTAAGTGAACAGCAGCGATCGCAAGCAACGGTATTGAGCCGCGCTCTGCAACAGGCAGAAGAGCTATTTTGTCGGGGTAACGCCCACAGTGATGACTTGCTTGCCGCAGTCAAGGCAGAGTTGGCGACAACCCCCGATGTGCGAGTGGAATACGTCGAGTTGGTGCATCCTGAGACGATGATGCCACTAGCGACGGTTGAGGAAGTGGGTTTGCTGGCGATCGCGGCCTATGTGGGTAATACCCGCTTGATCGACAATATAATTCTGCGAAATCGCCAACCTATTATTGCCATTGATGGACCTGCTGGTGCGGGAAAGTCAACTGTGGTGCGACAGGTCGCACAAAAACTAGGGTTACTCTATCTCGATACGGGAGCGATGTACCGTGCTGTCACCTGGCTGGTCTTGCAGTCGGGAGTGGCAATCGATGATGAACCAGCGATCGCGGAATTAGTTAGTCAATGCGACATCGTGTTGGAGAATCCCGAAGAGGACTCTTCCGCAGAGCCGATTCACATGCACACATCACTACTTAAGCCGAGGGTCTGGATCAACGGTCAGGATGTCACGCAGGTCATCCGTAGCCCCGAAGTTACGGCTCAAGTGTCTGCGATCGCGGCTCAAGCGGCGGTGCGACAAGCCTTGGTCAAGCGTCAACAGGAGTATGGGCGCAAGGGGGGTGTCGTCATGGATGGGCGCGATATTGGCACTCACGTTTTCCCAGATGCCGAACTCAAAATTTTCTTGACCGCATCGGTACAGGAACGGGCACGCCGACGGCAGTTAGATTTGAAAAATCAGGGACAACTTGAAATCGACCTGGAAGAACTGGAACGAAGCATCTTTGAGCGCGATCGCAAAGACAGTACCCGTGCGATCTCCCCGTTGCAAAAAGCAGCAGATGCGATTGAAATTGTCACAGATGGAATGACGATCGCAGAAGTAACCCACAAAATCATTGATCTTTATCGCCAACGGTTGGCAGTCAACCCAACGTCACAAACCCGTGACCATTGACGCGGCTATAGCCGTAGCTAATGCCGATTTAATGTTTGATTGTGGCAGATCACTGGGTAGGGGCGTTTTGCGAAACGCCCTTACGGAATCCTGTGCAGCGAAGCCAATTCAAATTGGTATAGCCTACGCATATGCATTAGGACATAAGGGGGGGGTGATGTTCCAAACCTGTTGATAACCTCTGTAAGACCCCCTGTAGTCCCCCTTACCAAGGGGGACGGCGACAGCCGGGGGTTAGTAGCAACAGATCTGAAACACTACCAAATTCGTGTTTGAGTCATTGCCTTTGCCTTAAGCTTTCTGACCAAAGCTATTTTCCAGGGGTATAGGCTCATACCCTGCCTCTGCTGGGGAAACAACAGAGATAAATACGAATGGCTCATCGCCCCTATTGGTTACACCATGAACGCACCCCGTAGGGGCAACCACAATATCTCCAGCGGCGATCGCCATTGTTGTGCCTGTCTGGTCGAGATAATAGTCACCTACTCCGCTCAAGATCGTCCAGGTGTCCTGTCCAGAAGGGTGAATGTGCGGCAGGATCGATTGCCCTGGCTTAACGTACCAGGCAACAACAGTAGCATTGACAGATTCCGTGACAACCGATCGAATCGGTTCTCCATCGGCAGGTTGAAAAAAATCAGCACTCTTGAATCGGCGAGTCATGCTCATGGTTATCTTCTGTCACGATCAGAAGAGGCAATTATCTCACTGAACCCATTTGAGGATTGTCATTCTGGTGACTTGCACAAGCGATCGCGCTGACGTCATCAAACCTACCATGCATTGTTTTTTAACTCCCACACGCCATGGATCGTCTGACCCAACTCCGCCATCAGTATCTTGAGTTGACAAATCACGTCTTACCGAATCTGGCGACCTCTCGCCACTTCCCAATTCGTGAGAACCACTGCTTTCAACGCATTATTTTGGATAATTTGTTTGGTTGTTGTTGGTATGACGTGTTGGAACGCACACGAGAAGCAGCATACAAACAATTGACTGAGGAGCAGTTAGAAGAAGCGATCGCCCTAGCCAACGCCATCATGACCCAATCAGACTCTTATCTAGAACAACTCAATCAAAACAGTTTGACCTGGCGTGGCAAGCAAGGAAAAAAGGGATTGCTTGAGCGGTAAGCCGATCGCTGGATGATCGGTTCTCTTGACCAGGCGATCGCTCAATTGCCGCTATCCTGAAGTGTTCTAGCAATTCAGGTGCTGCTGTTTTGACGACTCCAACACTTCAACCTAATTCCGTCCAGTCAGACGACTTTAACCGTTTATTGAACATCAAAGAGATCTATTACGAACCTGCCGTTCTCGACTATCCGCGTGCTCAGAGCATTCTTGCCAACTACCCCAATGCTCAGTTGATTGAAGTTGATTCTCACTGGAACATTCCTGAGCTACACGGCAACGAGGGAGCCGTTGAAGATTGGAACCGCATCAAGCGCACTGTGCTCGTGCTCGGTGTGAAGAAGTCGCTGCAAGCTCGCCCCAACGATCGCAGTTCTGATTTTGTCGCACCGTCTCACGCAAATGGGTGTGCGATGGCTTGCGGTTATTGCTATGTGGCTCGTCGCAAGGGATTTGCGAATCCCATCACCACGTTTGTCAATATCGAGCAGATCACTCGCTACATCAAGCGTCACGCTGCTAAACAGGGCAATAAGCCAGAGCCAAATCAAGTTGATCCGCAGTATTGGGTTTATGAGATTGGCGAGAATAGCGATTGTTCCGTCGATGCAGCGATTTCTGACAACGTGAAGGACATCATTACGCTATTTCGTGACATTCCTAATGCGAAGGCGACCTTTGCCACTAAGCGAGTGAAGCGCGAGTTGCTGAGTTACGACCCGCAGGGCAAAACCCGCATTCGCTTTAGCCTGATGCCTCAATCCAAAGCTTCAGTGGTTGATATTCGCACCTCCAGTGTTGGCGATCGCATTGCAGCCATTAACGACTTTGTTGAGGCTGGGTATGAGGTTCACGTCAACTTTGCGCCTGTGATTTACTACGACGACTGGTTGCCAGAGTACGAGCAGTTGTTTGAGCAGATTGACGACACGCTCTCTAACAAAGCCAAGGAGCAGTTGCAGGCAGAGGTAATTTTTCTGACGCACAACGATCGCCTCCATGAAGTCAACCTGGGCTGGCATCCCCAGGCTGAGAAGTTGTTGTGGCGACCAGAGTTGCAGGAGACAAAGTTCTCGCAGACGGGGGGCAGGAATGTGCGCTATAAGCGAGGTTTTAAGGGGACGTTGGTGGATGGTCTATGTGAGTTGATCCGAGAACGCCTGCCCTATTGCAACATCCGCTATGCGTTCTAGTGGATGAAGGCATATTCGTGCCAATCACACACAGGACGATAACCAATTTGCTGATAGATACGATTTGAGGTGGGATTGGCTAAATCTGTAAACAAAAAACAGGATTTACAGCCCTGATCCAACAGCATTTGGCTAACAGCCGCAACACAGGCGGTCGCGTATCCTTTGCGGCGATGTTTGGGTGGGGTATAGACAGGCGCAATTCGGGCTGCGGTCGGTGAAAACGGTCTGCCACCCACCATCGCAACGGGAGTCTCGTTTTCCCAGAGATAGGTGCTCTGCCGCTTTAACTCAACATCCACTCTGCGTTCGATGTCGTTGGGAACAACCCCGTCAATTGCCACATTAAACGCAGTGAACCAGTCCAATAACAACGGGCGATCGCCCTCAGTCGCCAACCTGAGCGATCCACTCGCTCTGCCCACGGGTTTTACCTGGGTTAACTGATAAATTCTCGACTCCATCTCACAGTGACAGGCTTGCCCCGTTAGCGTTTGCCACATTTTTACGAATGCGTCTGCCTCGGCGACCAAACTGCTAACCCCTGACAATGGATCGTATTGCACATCCTGGGCAATCAGCTTTAAAGCATCTGAATCCTGGGCTTTAGACAGCAGAAGGTGACCTGGAGGAGTGCGGAGGGCGATCGCCACAATCTCATCATTTACTTGAACCGTTGCCAGATAAGGCGGTTCAGGATATCGCTCTGGAAAATGCAACAGCGTTTGCACAATGCCCAGCAGTGCATTATGTTCCGCCTCATACTGCACCAAATAGGCTTGAACCTGTTGCCAAAATTCCTGAACGCTATCAAATCGATGTAGCTGCATAGTAGCTTCCCTGAAGCAGAAAGAAGAAATAGATTTTAGGTTTGAGTTTCGAGAACTTTTAAATATTGCGCTGGAACTTCATCCACTAACCAGACTCCATTTGCTGAGCAGTAAAAGACAAACCCCGCTTGTTGCATGGCTGCACTATCCACTTCAAAAATCACAGGACGACCATGCCGCATCCCAACTTTATGAGCCGTTTCTACATCTCGCGATAAATGCACATGATGACGTGACATTTTGACCAATCCCGATCGCACAATCAACGGAACTGATTTCTCTCCTGTGCCGTGATACAACACGTCTGGCGGAGTTTGCGGCTCCAGTTGCAAATCTACCTCGACACTGTGCCCTTGATTGGCACGAATGCGCGTCTTTGTCTCATCAAACGAGAATCGCTGCTTATCACTGTTAGCGACGACTGCTTCCAACTCCGCACGAGTTATGGGAAACTGACGCGCGGCGCAGGCTGACAACAATTCATCCACATCAACCCAACCTCCTGGAGCAAGCGTCAGCCCAAGGGCTTCTGGTGTGTGCCGCAAATGTTTGCTCAGGTACTTACTAACGTTGACCTGTCGTTTTTCATCCATAGCCTGCCGTCTGGGTTAAATTCTTGTCTCATACTACAAATACTACACAGCCTTTCCCGGATTGCGTATGCCATGAAACGACTGATAGATTTTCCCTCAGGATCGTGGATTTGATAAATCCGCAAACTGTACGGGCGGGTTTAGCAAACTCATCTCTGCCCTGCAATGAATTTGATGGCAAAACCCGCCCCTACCAACCATCGAACTTACTTTAATTCCCATTCCTTACTCTGGCACCTTGACCAGACATCCTGCTTGTTGAAACTGTACGACAATCTGCGGGTGATATTCCCTGTAGTAAGTGGACGTTGTCGGATTCTCGACAGGACGG
This Oscillatoria sp. FACHB-1407 DNA region includes the following protein-coding sequences:
- a CDS encoding RNA 2'-phosphotransferase, whose amino-acid sequence is MDEKRQVNVSKYLSKHLRHTPEALGLTLAPGGWVDVDELLSACAARQFPITRAELEAVVANSDKQRFSFDETKTRIRANQGHSVEVDLQLEPQTPPDVLYHGTGEKSVPLIVRSGLVKMSRHHVHLSRDVETAHKVGMRHGRPVIFEVDSAAMQQAGFVFYCSANGVWLVDEVPAQYLKVLETQT
- a CDS encoding cupin domain-containing protein, with product MSMTRRFKSADFFQPADGEPIRSVVTESVNATVVAWYVKPGQSILPHIHPSGQDTWTILSGVGDYYLDQTGTTMAIAAGDIVVAPTGCVHGVTNRGDEPFVFISVVSPAEAGYEPIPLENSFGQKA
- a CDS encoding bifunctional pantoate--beta-alanine ligase/(d)CMP kinase; this encodes MRLFRTVAGLRCYLNLVKPGWQAKDENRGGAMQSRSSGEGITFPSVPVTVGLVPTMGALHEGHLSLIRRARRETDVVVVSIFVNPLQFGPNEDFQKYPRTLESDQVICEQAGVDVIFAPSAEELYGTVDFAPANSVNKQTLTQVIPPVDMMSRLCGHFRPGHFEGVATVVTKLFHLVQPNRAYFGQKDAQQLAILQRVVKDLNLSVEIIPCPIVREPDGLALSSRNRYLSEQQRSQATVLSRALQQAEELFCRGNAHSDDLLAAVKAELATTPDVRVEYVELVHPETMMPLATVEEVGLLAIAAYVGNTRLIDNIILRNRQPIIAIDGPAGAGKSTVVRQVAQKLGLLYLDTGAMYRAVTWLVLQSGVAIDDEPAIAELVSQCDIVLENPEEDSSAEPIHMHTSLLKPRVWINGQDVTQVIRSPEVTAQVSAIAAQAAVRQALVKRQQEYGRKGGVVMDGRDIGTHVFPDAELKIFLTASVQERARRRQLDLKNQGQLEIDLEELERSIFERDRKDSTRAISPLQKAADAIEIVTDGMTIAEVTHKIIDLYRQRLAVNPTSQTRDH
- a CDS encoding spore photoproduct lyase family protein; the encoded protein is MTTPTLQPNSVQSDDFNRLLNIKEIYYEPAVLDYPRAQSILANYPNAQLIEVDSHWNIPELHGNEGAVEDWNRIKRTVLVLGVKKSLQARPNDRSSDFVAPSHANGCAMACGYCYVARRKGFANPITTFVNIEQITRYIKRHAAKQGNKPEPNQVDPQYWVYEIGENSDCSVDAAISDNVKDIITLFRDIPNAKATFATKRVKRELLSYDPQGKTRIRFSLMPQSKASVVDIRTSSVGDRIAAINDFVEAGYEVHVNFAPVIYYDDWLPEYEQLFEQIDDTLSNKAKEQLQAEVIFLTHNDRLHEVNLGWHPQAEKLLWRPELQETKFSQTGGRNVRYKRGFKGTLVDGLCELIRERLPYCNIRYAF
- a CDS encoding GNAT family N-acetyltransferase; the encoded protein is MQLHRFDSVQEFWQQVQAYLVQYEAEHNALLGIVQTLLHFPERYPEPPYLATVQVNDEIVAIALRTPPGHLLLSKAQDSDALKLIAQDVQYDPLSGVSSLVAEADAFVKMWQTLTGQACHCEMESRIYQLTQVKPVGRASGSLRLATEGDRPLLLDWFTAFNVAIDGVVPNDIERRVDVELKRQSTYLWENETPVAMVGGRPFSPTAARIAPVYTPPKHRRKGYATACVAAVSQMLLDQGCKSCFLFTDLANPTSNRIYQQIGYRPVCDWHEYAFIH